In a single window of the Candidatus Aminicenantes bacterium genome:
- the efp gene encoding elongation factor P: MINATQIRRGMIILMDNKLYRVEEMDHVTPGRYKSTIHVKMRDLESNVRSPFRFGSSDRVEKVNLETKEVTYSYNDGTHYILMDTTTYDQLGLDGEFIGDNVFYLKENETYQMEFFQGKPINIVPPLSMEFKVVETEKNMKGSTVQASYKPAKLEGGLEVTVPPFIEVGTVIKVDTRDGSYIERVSK, encoded by the coding sequence ATGATTAACGCCACCCAGATACGCCGGGGCATGATCATCTTGATGGACAATAAACTGTACCGCGTCGAGGAGATGGACCACGTCACCCCCGGCCGCTACAAGTCGACCATCCACGTCAAGATGCGCGACCTGGAGAGCAACGTGCGCTCCCCGTTCCGCTTCGGTTCTTCCGACCGCGTGGAAAAGGTGAACCTGGAGACCAAGGAGGTCACCTATTCCTACAACGACGGCACCCACTACATCTTAATGGACACGACGACCTACGACCAGCTCGGCCTGGACGGGGAGTTCATCGGCGACAACGTTTTTTACCTGAAGGAGAACGAGACCTACCAGATGGAGTTCTTCCAGGGCAAGCCGATCAACATCGTGCCGCCCCTGTCCATGGAGTTCAAGGTGGTCGAGACCGAGAAGAACATGAAGGGCTCGACGGTGCAGGCTTCCTACAAGCCGGCCAAGCTCGAGGGCGGACTCGAGGTGACGGTGCCGCCGTTCATCGAAGTGGGCACGGTGATCAAGGTCGACACCCGCGACGGCTCCTACATCGAGCGCGTCAGCAAATAA